The sequence ATTACAAACAATATATCTTCCCACTCTTGTTCTTTAAACGTATTTGTGATGTCTATGACGAAGAGTTTGAAAAAGCATTATCAGAAAGCGATGGCGATATAGAATACGCCTCCTTCGCAGAAAACCACCACTTTCAAATTCCCGAGGGTTCTCATTGGAACGATGTGCGTGAAACCACTACCAATTTAGGTACTGCGTTGCAAGACGCTATGCGGACAATTGAAACTGCCAATCCAGATACTTTGTATGGGATTTTTGGCGATGCCTCTTGGACCAATAAAAACAGATTGAGCGATGAAACGCTAACCAACCTGATAGAACATTACTCCCAACACAAACTAAATCTGGCTACTGTGCCCGATGATAAATTGGGGAATGCCTATGAATATTTAATAAAGGAATTTGCTGATGACAGCGGCCATACCGCAGCAGAGTTTTACACCAACCGCACGGTGGTTAAACTGATGACGATGATTATGGACCCGCAACCGGGCGAAAGTGTGTATGATCCTACCTGCGGTTCTGGCGGACTTTTACTTAACTGCGCCCTGCATTTAAAGGAAGAAGGCAAGGAATACCGAACCCTTAAATTATATGGGCAGGAAATAAACCTGATTACCTCTGCCATTGCGCGTATGAATATGTTTATGCACGGCATAGAGGAATTTAGTATTGTACGTGGCGACACCTTGGCGCGGCCAGCTTTTTTGCATAACGACCAACTTAAAACCTTTAATGTAATCCTTGCCAATCCGCCGTACTCCATAAAAGCGTGGGACCAAAAAGCATTTGTAAACGATCCTTATGGCCGTAATCTTTGGGGAACGCCGCCACAAGGCTGTGCAGATTATGCGTTTCAGCAACATATACAGAAAAGTTTGGATGCTAAAAACGGACGGTCAATATCCTTATGGCCACACGGCGTTTTATTTAGAGATGCCGAAGCAGAAATGCGAAGAAAGATGATTGAAGAAGATTTGGTGGAATGTGTAATTGGACTTGGTCCAAACTTGTTTTATAACTCACCAATGGAAGCTTGTTTGTTGATTACACGAACGAATAAAGCCAAAGATAAAAAAGGTAAAATTTTATTTATAAATGCGGTAAACGAAGTAAAACAAGAAAAAACTATTGGGATGCTTGAGCAAAAGCATATTGATAAAATATTTACTGCATTTAAGAATTTTGAAAACCAAAAAGATTTTGCTGCATTGGTTAGTTCAGAAGATGTTCTTGCCAATAAAGGCAATATGAATATCAGTTTATATGTGCAACCTGAAAAAGAGATAGACAATCAAATAGTACCTTTTGAAGATGCTTTTGAAAGTTGGAGTGAATCAGGAAATAACTTGAAATCCTCAATGGAGGAATTATTTGAAATACTTGAAAATTAATGGAGACAATGACCAGTGAAAAATTATTGATTGATAAAACAAATTGGACTCCAGTTAAATTTGGTGATGTAGTGTTTGAGCCAAAGGAATCATCTAAAGACCCAATAGCTGATGGAATTGAACACGTTGTTGGGCTTGAACATATTGAATCTGAAAATATTCATTTGCGCAATTCTGCAAATCTTGATACTTCCACCACTTTTACTAAAAAGTTTAAAGTGGGAGATGTTTTATTTGGAAGAAGAAGAGCTTATTTAAAGAAGGCTGCGCAAGCTTCATTTAGTGGTATTTGCTCAGGCGATATTACTGTTTTTAGAGCAAAGAAAAATTTGATTCCAGAACTTCTGCCATTTATTGTAAATAATGAGAAATTCTTTGATTACGCAATAAAGCATTCTGCGGGTGGTCTTTCTCCCAGAGTTAAATTTAAAGATTTAGCTAATTACGAATTCCTCCTCCCACCCATAGACCAACAAGACCAACTAGCCGAATTACTTTGGGCGATGGATAAAGTTATTGAGAGTGAGAAGGGACTGGTTGAAAAAACGGAAATTATTAAAAGCAGTCTGTTTAAAAAATTTTCTGGCTTAAATAAAGATTGGAGAAGATATAAAATTGATGAACTAATGAACTTTCACTATGGAAGTTCTCTTAAAGAATC comes from Aequorivita sublithincola DSM 14238 and encodes:
- a CDS encoding type I restriction-modification system subunit M, producing the protein MTQQQLEKYLWGAATQLRGTIDAGDYKQYIFPLLFFKRICDVYDEEFEKALSESDGDIEYASFAENHHFQIPEGSHWNDVRETTTNLGTALQDAMRTIETANPDTLYGIFGDASWTNKNRLSDETLTNLIEHYSQHKLNLATVPDDKLGNAYEYLIKEFADDSGHTAAEFYTNRTVVKLMTMIMDPQPGESVYDPTCGSGGLLLNCALHLKEEGKEYRTLKLYGQEINLITSAIARMNMFMHGIEEFSIVRGDTLARPAFLHNDQLKTFNVILANPPYSIKAWDQKAFVNDPYGRNLWGTPPQGCADYAFQQHIQKSLDAKNGRSISLWPHGVLFRDAEAEMRRKMIEEDLVECVIGLGPNLFYNSPMEACLLITRTNKAKDKKGKILFINAVNEVKQEKTIGMLEQKHIDKIFTAFKNFENQKDFAALVSSEDVLANKGNMNISLYVQPEKEIDNQIVPFEDAFESWSESGNNLKSSMEELFEILEN
- a CDS encoding restriction endonuclease subunit S encodes the protein MTSEKLLIDKTNWTPVKFGDVVFEPKESSKDPIADGIEHVVGLEHIESENIHLRNSANLDTSTTFTKKFKVGDVLFGRRRAYLKKAAQASFSGICSGDITVFRAKKNLIPELLPFIVNNEKFFDYAIKHSAGGLSPRVKFKDLANYEFLLPPIDQQDQLAELLWAMDKVIESEKGLVEKTEIIKSSLFKKFSGLNKDWRRYKIDELMNFHYGSSLKESDRIAGDYSVITSSGFQGTHKEYLCEGPGIVVGRKGNVGQVTWVNNNFWTTDTAYYIQIKPEFEDIPIKFFYYLLKAANLKRHSIATAVPGLNRDDALMTKVYLPNRRELFTYLEKFELLDEKLLVLESKLSCSKSLQKSLINQVF